In a single window of the Planctomycetia bacterium genome:
- a CDS encoding radical SAM protein, protein MELPKRPLGDEYIRPGGYRELSQRLAANPKMRGLTALIMYAFDNRTRLLPFLFADWRIIPAGVRAVADSLDGAGLTKARVVFQLWSPNVRPSHALMENRPPDILLVSSMQIHAQRAYDLVADACSIPEDKRPLILCGGPKSIYEPWDYFGRGEGGKINADCCVTGESYVMLQLIETILAHMGTGDSARQAFIRARESGALENVPGLVYRIDPPGGREAHLVDTGVQRLVQYLDELPLPLAAYSRVEPPHKKKTLAPAPLSREQITKRARINSLIMTQGCKFRCSYCPIPAYNQNTFRFKSPERLGDEMTLLNQQYGLRNFFGTDDNFLNRRETVEEIVNHLATRRIDGLRFHKKVRWATEATIHDAYKCIDLMPKMRQSGLRALWFGVEDLTGTMVKKGQAGTKTAEVFAEMNANGLCPMPMMMHHDGQPLYTPGKLYGLYNQVRYLRKHGAISIQITVLTPAVGTNYFDTPYKEKMVFSEVAGHRVDEARFDGNHVVATSEGKPWRKQANLILGYGAFYNPISLLGAMIRPKQRLAGADIGMQIIGMTALAKTTLDSLIWGWRLWRGPVKRCQEVPGSKLPMVKARPDEIETKRPTAIPPDSMEAYGMHVGDDGAKKGFALPILAAG, encoded by the coding sequence ATGGAACTACCGAAACGCCCTCTGGGCGACGAGTACATCAGGCCGGGGGGGTATCGGGAACTCAGCCAGCGGCTCGCCGCCAATCCTAAGATGCGCGGATTGACCGCGCTGATCATGTACGCCTTCGATAACCGGACGCGCCTCCTGCCGTTCCTCTTTGCCGACTGGCGGATCATTCCCGCGGGCGTCCGGGCCGTGGCCGACTCCCTCGACGGCGCCGGCCTCACCAAGGCGCGCGTCGTCTTCCAGCTCTGGTCGCCGAATGTCAGGCCCTCCCATGCCCTCATGGAGAATCGGCCGCCGGATATCCTCCTCGTCAGCAGCATGCAGATTCACGCCCAGCGCGCCTACGACCTCGTGGCCGACGCCTGCTCCATTCCCGAAGACAAGCGGCCGCTCATTCTGTGCGGCGGCCCCAAGTCCATCTATGAGCCGTGGGACTACTTCGGCCGCGGCGAAGGCGGCAAGATCAACGCCGACTGCTGCGTCACCGGCGAATCCTATGTGATGCTCCAATTGATCGAGACGATCCTCGCCCACATGGGCACCGGGGATTCGGCGCGGCAGGCCTTCATCCGCGCCCGTGAGAGCGGAGCCCTGGAGAACGTGCCGGGCCTGGTCTATCGCATCGACCCGCCGGGCGGGCGCGAGGCGCACCTCGTTGACACCGGCGTTCAGCGGCTCGTTCAGTATCTCGACGAGTTGCCTCTGCCGCTGGCGGCCTATTCGCGGGTCGAGCCGCCGCACAAAAAGAAGACGCTCGCCCCGGCGCCGCTGTCGCGCGAGCAGATCACCAAGCGCGCCCGGATCAACTCGCTCATCATGACCCAGGGGTGCAAGTTCCGGTGCAGCTACTGCCCGATCCCCGCCTACAACCAGAACACCTTCCGCTTCAAGAGCCCCGAGCGTCTCGGCGACGAGATGACCCTGCTCAATCAGCAGTACGGCCTGCGCAACTTCTTCGGCACCGATGACAACTTCCTCAACCGCCGCGAGACCGTTGAGGAGATCGTCAATCACCTCGCCACGCGCCGCATCGACGGCCTGCGCTTCCACAAGAAGGTCCGCTGGGCCACCGAGGCCACCATTCACGACGCCTACAAGTGCATCGACCTCATGCCCAAGATGCGCCAGTCGGGCCTGCGGGCCCTGTGGTTCGGCGTCGAAGACCTCACCGGCACCATGGTCAAGAAGGGACAGGCCGGCACCAAGACCGCAGAGGTCTTCGCCGAGATGAACGCCAACGGCCTGTGCCCCATGCCGATGATGATGCACCACGACGGCCAGCCGCTCTACACGCCGGGCAAGCTCTACGGCCTCTACAACCAGGTGCGCTACCTGCGCAAGCACGGCGCCATCAGCATTCAGATCACCGTGCTGACGCCCGCCGTCGGCACCAACTACTTCGACACGCCCTACAAAGAGAAGATGGTCTTCAGCGAGGTCGCCGGCCATCGCGTCGATGAGGCCCGCTTCGACGGCAATCACGTCGTCGCCACCAGCGAGGGCAAGCCCTGGCGCAAGCAGGCCAACCTCATCCTCGGCTACGGCGCTTTCTACAACCCGATCAGCCTGCTGGGGGCGATGATTCGGCCCAAGCAGCGCCTCGCCGGCGCGGACATCGGCATGCAGATCATCGGCATGACCGCCCTGGCCAAGACGACGCTCGACTCTCTCATCTGGGGCTGGCGGCTGTGGCGCGGCCCGGTGAAGCGCTGCCAGGAAGTGCCCGGCTCGAAGCTGCCGATGGTCAAGGCCCGGCCCGACGAGATCGAGACCAAGCGCCCGACGGCCATCCCGCCGGACTCGATGGAGGCCTACGGCATGCACGTCGGAGACGACGGGGCGAAGAAAGGGTTCGCCCTGCCGATCCTCGCGGCGGGGTGA
- the mnmA gene encoding tRNA 2-thiouridine(34) synthase MnmA, protein MSVKPKVLVAMSGGVDSSVAACLLHEQGYDVVGVFMRLGAADPEPVGACKTGGSTESTFSLPIRSTTPVEPRHRGCCSAADATDARVVAGELGIPFYALNFEEDFSRLKQYFADEYAAARTPNPCVMCNQWLKFGRLIDYANAIDADLIATGHFARVDNSGDRPRLLRARDSAKDQSYVLFGVSSEILRRTLFPLGDLTKAEVRAHARRLGLAVHDKAESQDICFVPDRDYARVVRERRPDAFIEGEIRHVDGRVLGRHAGLPNFTIGQRRGLRIATGSPVYVSRIDPESQTVTIGPAESISQATTLASRMQWIGERPTAPFQASARIRYNHEAASATIEPLTGDRVQVSFDEPQWAVTPGQALVIYHDEEVLGGGWID, encoded by the coding sequence ATGAGTGTGAAGCCGAAAGTGCTGGTCGCCATGAGCGGCGGAGTAGACAGCAGCGTCGCGGCCTGCCTCCTTCACGAGCAGGGTTACGACGTGGTCGGCGTCTTTATGCGCCTCGGCGCCGCCGATCCCGAGCCGGTCGGGGCCTGCAAGACAGGCGGTTCGACCGAGAGCACATTCTCTCTGCCGATTCGCTCGACGACGCCGGTCGAGCCGCGACATCGAGGCTGCTGCTCGGCGGCGGATGCGACCGATGCGCGCGTCGTGGCCGGAGAACTGGGCATTCCCTTTTATGCCCTGAACTTCGAGGAAGACTTCAGCCGCCTCAAGCAGTACTTCGCGGATGAGTATGCCGCCGCGCGGACGCCGAATCCCTGCGTCATGTGCAATCAGTGGCTCAAGTTCGGAAGGCTGATCGATTATGCGAACGCCATCGACGCCGATCTGATCGCCACCGGCCATTTTGCCCGAGTGGATAACTCCGGCGATCGGCCGCGACTTCTGCGCGCCCGGGACAGCGCGAAGGATCAGTCCTACGTCCTCTTCGGCGTTTCGTCGGAAATTCTCCGGCGAACGCTCTTCCCGCTCGGCGATCTGACCAAGGCGGAAGTCCGGGCACATGCCCGCAGGCTTGGCCTGGCCGTTCACGACAAGGCGGAATCGCAGGACATCTGCTTCGTGCCGGATCGAGACTATGCCCGCGTGGTTCGAGAGCGCCGACCCGATGCATTCATCGAGGGCGAGATTCGTCACGTTGATGGCCGCGTGCTCGGGCGACATGCCGGCCTGCCGAATTTCACCATCGGCCAGCGACGCGGGCTGCGCATCGCCACGGGCTCTCCCGTTTATGTCTCGCGGATCGACCCGGAGAGTCAGACGGTGACCATCGGCCCGGCGGAGTCGATTTCCCAGGCAACGACGCTTGCTTCGCGGATGCAGTGGATCGGCGAAAGGCCCACCGCGCCCTTCCAGGCGAGCGCGCGCATCCGCTACAACCACGAGGCCGCGTCGGCGACGATTGAGCCGCTTACAGGCGATCGCGTGCAGGTCTCGTTCGATGAGCCGCAGTGGGCGGTCACGCCGGGGCAGGCGCTGGTGATTTATCACGATGAAGAAGTGCTCGGCGGCGGCTGGATCGACTGA
- a CDS encoding IS1380 family transposase, whose amino-acid sequence MFFSSLGRKKIVADFTGGTLTSDAGGLLLREVERRLGLVDQLAGVINDPRDPARIQHDQRVMLAQRIFAIAMGYEDLNDHQALRSDPVLAVLTGRPPSADEPLASSPTLCRLENRVTRGDLARMSRVLVEQFIASYESPPEELILDFDATDDPIHGNQEGRFFHGYYDHHCFLPLYVFCGSRLLVSYLRPSNIDGAHHAWPILKLLVQRLRQAWPGVRIIVRGDSGFCRRRMMKWCDRHGVKYVLGLARNTVLEKAAESFMQAAEAQFATTQQKVRNFHEIEYAAQTWDRPRRVIVKAERLVQGPNVRFVVTNLTDRTPNDIYDGLYTARGDMENRIKEQQLGLFADRTSCHAFLANQFRLLLSSAAYVLVETLRRTALAGTELAEAQVNTIRLKLLKVAARVVVSVRRVVLRLSSSCPLQDLWRSLVPRLRLIPPAPS is encoded by the coding sequence ATGTTCTTTTCCAGTCTCGGCCGCAAGAAAATCGTGGCCGATTTCACAGGCGGAACGCTCACCTCAGACGCCGGGGGTCTGCTGCTTCGGGAGGTCGAGCGGCGTCTGGGCCTGGTCGATCAACTGGCCGGGGTCATCAACGACCCGCGTGATCCGGCCCGAATTCAACATGACCAGCGGGTCATGCTGGCCCAGCGCATCTTTGCCATTGCGATGGGCTACGAAGATCTCAACGACCATCAAGCCCTGCGGAGCGATCCCGTGCTGGCGGTCCTGACCGGGCGGCCGCCGAGCGCGGATGAGCCGCTGGCCAGCAGTCCGACCTTGTGCCGGCTGGAGAACCGCGTCACGCGCGGCGACCTGGCACGAATGTCGCGTGTGCTGGTGGAGCAGTTCATCGCGTCCTATGAATCGCCGCCGGAGGAATTGATCCTCGACTTCGACGCGACCGACGATCCGATCCACGGCAACCAGGAAGGCCGCTTCTTCCACGGCTATTACGACCACCACTGCTTCCTACCGCTGTATGTGTTCTGCGGCTCGCGGCTGCTGGTCTCCTACCTGCGGCCCAGCAACATCGACGGGGCCCATCACGCCTGGCCCATCCTGAAGCTGCTGGTGCAGCGCTTGCGACAGGCGTGGCCCGGGGTGCGGATCATCGTCCGCGGGGATTCCGGCTTCTGCCGCCGGCGAATGATGAAATGGTGCGACCGGCACGGCGTCAAGTACGTGCTGGGCCTGGCCCGCAACACCGTCCTGGAGAAAGCGGCCGAGTCCTTCATGCAGGCGGCCGAGGCCCAGTTCGCCACCACGCAGCAGAAGGTGCGGAACTTCCACGAGATCGAGTACGCGGCGCAGACCTGGGATCGCCCGCGCCGCGTGATCGTCAAGGCCGAGCGGCTGGTTCAGGGGCCCAACGTTCGATTCGTGGTGACCAACCTGACCGACCGCACGCCGAACGATATCTACGACGGTCTGTACACGGCCCGCGGCGACATGGAGAACCGCATCAAGGAGCAGCAGCTCGGGCTCTTCGCCGATCGCACCAGTTGCCACGCCTTCCTGGCCAATCAGTTCCGGCTGCTGTTGTCCTCGGCGGCCTACGTCCTGGTGGAAACGCTGCGCCGCACGGCCCTGGCCGGCACCGAACTGGCCGAGGCCCAGGTGAACACCATTCGCCTGAAACTCCTCAAGGTCGCCGCGCGGGTGGTCGTCTCCGTGCGCCGCGTCGTACTGCGACTGTCGAGCAGCTGCCCCCTGCAGGACCTGTGGCGATCCCTGGTTCCACGACTCCGCCTGATCCCGCCCGCCCCATCATGA
- a CDS encoding glutamate--cysteine ligase, whose product MSGPHHLFQRFGVELEYMIVDQASLDVRPISDKVLAAQAGEITGDVDFGDLSWSNELVLHVIELKTGEPVSSFDRLADSFQSGVGRINDILAPMGGRLMPTSMHPWMDPHKEMRLWPHDYGEVYAAFDRIFDCRGHGWANLQSVHLNLPFCGDEEFGRLHAAIRLLLPILPALAASSPFMDGMPGGFADARLNTYKSNCKRIPSITGRVIPEPVFTMQAYRDQILQRIYRDLAPHDAEGLLQDEWANARGAIPRFDRDTIEIRVLDIQECPAADIAVLSLICSALEALAGERWSDVGHQQSFSVDALEPILTATIREGDRAAITDGEYLRSLGMGDQSVTAREVWCHLREACLPHTGQIAGATAPLDVILGEGNLSSRIVRAVGGDFRRQRLAEVYAELCDCLAKGRMLRA is encoded by the coding sequence ATGAGCGGGCCCCATCACCTGTTTCAGCGCTTCGGCGTCGAGCTGGAGTACATGATCGTCGATCAGGCGAGCCTCGACGTTCGTCCGATCAGCGACAAAGTGCTGGCGGCGCAGGCGGGGGAGATCACCGGCGATGTCGACTTCGGCGACTTGAGCTGGTCCAACGAGCTTGTCCTGCATGTCATCGAGCTGAAGACCGGAGAGCCGGTTTCGTCTTTCGATCGGCTGGCGGATTCGTTTCAGTCGGGCGTGGGACGGATCAACGACATACTTGCGCCGATGGGTGGGCGGCTGATGCCCACGTCGATGCATCCGTGGATGGACCCCCATAAGGAGATGCGCCTCTGGCCGCACGACTACGGCGAGGTGTACGCGGCGTTCGATCGCATCTTCGATTGTCGCGGACATGGGTGGGCGAATCTTCAGTCGGTGCACCTGAATCTGCCGTTTTGCGGGGACGAGGAATTTGGCAGGTTGCACGCGGCGATTCGATTGCTGCTGCCAATCCTCCCGGCGCTGGCGGCGAGTTCTCCGTTTATGGATGGAATGCCCGGCGGTTTCGCCGATGCGCGGCTCAACACCTACAAGTCGAACTGCAAGCGAATACCGTCCATCACCGGCCGGGTGATTCCGGAACCCGTATTCACGATGCAGGCTTATCGGGATCAGATTCTGCAACGAATCTATCGCGACCTCGCGCCGCACGACGCGGAGGGGCTGCTTCAGGATGAATGGGCCAACGCACGCGGGGCGATTCCGCGTTTTGACCGCGACACGATCGAGATTCGCGTGCTGGACATTCAGGAGTGTCCAGCCGCCGACATCGCCGTGCTGAGTCTGATCTGCTCGGCGCTGGAGGCGTTGGCGGGCGAGCGATGGTCGGACGTCGGGCATCAACAGTCTTTCTCGGTCGATGCCCTGGAGCCGATTCTGACGGCGACCATCCGCGAGGGCGATCGGGCCGCCATCACCGACGGCGAATATCTGCGATCGCTCGGCATGGGCGACCAGTCCGTCACGGCCCGCGAGGTCTGGTGTCACTTGCGCGAAGCCTGTTTGCCGCACACGGGGCAAATCGCGGGTGCGACAGCGCCGCTCGATGTGATTCTCGGCGAGGGCAATCTGTCGAGCCGGATCGTTCGGGCGGTCGGCGGCGACTTTCGCCGGCAGCGGCTGGCCGAGGTGTATGCGGAGCTTTGCGACTGCCTGGCGAAGGGCCGGATGCTGCGTGCGTAA
- a CDS encoding polyphosphate polymerase domain-containing protein translates to MTNPSIRTSWQRHEVKYFIDEALALRIRRYCVQNLRLDRNCQPFADRQYPIHSVYLDSPDLQLARNVEAGEPDRFKLRVRTYRHALQADQGLPAFFEIKRKVMGIIYKQRSIVDRADAVRLLRNGANSHCPGTVTETEANDKLAKFQWLRYQLRATPKVAVFYTREAYEQDAGKGVRLSFDRRLSFQPVDSNQVSDPGAWWPVPIRGVIFEVKFTDTYPVWLKNLLASSDLVRRGVCKYTLCLQAARGVSLDMKETRIA, encoded by the coding sequence ATGACGAATCCTTCGATTCGGACATCTTGGCAGCGCCACGAGGTGAAGTACTTCATTGACGAAGCGCTCGCGCTTCGCATCCGCAGGTATTGCGTCCAAAACCTGCGACTTGACCGAAATTGCCAGCCCTTCGCCGATCGCCAGTACCCGATCCACTCCGTCTATCTCGACTCTCCGGACCTTCAACTGGCGCGCAATGTCGAAGCGGGCGAGCCGGACCGCTTCAAGCTCCGGGTTCGCACTTATCGTCACGCCCTTCAGGCCGACCAGGGCCTTCCCGCTTTCTTCGAAATCAAGCGCAAGGTCATGGGCATCATCTACAAACAACGCTCGATCGTCGATCGCGCCGATGCCGTCCGGCTGCTGCGAAACGGCGCGAACTCCCATTGTCCAGGCACAGTTACGGAAACCGAAGCGAACGATAAGCTGGCGAAGTTTCAGTGGCTTCGGTATCAGCTTCGGGCGACGCCGAAGGTGGCGGTCTTCTATACGCGGGAGGCCTACGAACAGGATGCGGGCAAAGGCGTCCGGCTCAGCTTTGATCGCCGGCTTTCCTTTCAGCCGGTCGACTCCAATCAGGTCTCGGACCCGGGCGCCTGGTGGCCGGTACCGATTCGCGGCGTGATTTTTGAAGTCAAATTCACCGACACATACCCCGTCTGGCTGAAGAACCTGCTCGCATCGAGCGATCTCGTTCGTCGCGGCGTCTGCAAGTACACGCTCTGCCTGCAGGCCGCCCGGGGCGTGTCGCTGGACATGAAGGAGACTCGAATCGCATGA
- a CDS encoding N-formylglutamate amidohydrolase, with the protein MRSFATAWRRAGCCVRKFDCIIFTCEHGGHRVPAAYQSLFAGRGRLLQSHRGYDPGALELARGLSRNVRAPLIFSDVTRLLVELNRSPDSDDFFSAITRSASQAQKGRIVSDHYLPYRRKVERRIAGWLDGGRRVLHLSIHSFTPVFRGRRRDLDIGLLYDPARKLEAAFCRAWRKGLVKCDPSLTVRANQPYRGTADGFTTYLRTLSGAAARYAGIELEVNQRFCRGSAKRWRTLQSNIAQGLAQALVAVS; encoded by the coding sequence ATGCGGAGCTTTGCGACTGCCTGGCGAAGGGCCGGATGCTGCGTGCGTAAGTTTGACTGCATCATCTTTACCTGCGAGCACGGCGGCCATCGCGTGCCGGCGGCGTATCAGTCTCTCTTCGCCGGGCGGGGGCGGCTCTTGCAATCGCACCGGGGATACGATCCCGGCGCGCTTGAACTTGCGCGAGGGCTTTCTCGAAACGTTCGTGCGCCGCTGATTTTCTCCGATGTGACGCGGCTTTTGGTTGAGTTGAATCGCTCCCCGGACAGCGACGATTTTTTTTCGGCCATCACCCGATCCGCCTCGCAAGCGCAGAAGGGTCGCATCGTCAGCGACCACTACCTTCCCTACCGGAGAAAAGTCGAGCGACGCATCGCAGGCTGGCTTGATGGCGGCCGGCGCGTGCTTCACCTTTCGATCCACTCCTTCACGCCGGTCTTTCGCGGGCGACGGCGAGACCTCGACATCGGTCTGCTCTACGACCCCGCCCGAAAGTTGGAGGCGGCGTTCTGCAGGGCCTGGCGCAAGGGCCTCGTGAAGTGTGACCCGTCGCTCACTGTCCGGGCGAACCAACCCTATCGCGGCACCGCCGATGGATTCACGACGTACCTGCGCACGCTCTCCGGGGCGGCCGCGCGTTATGCCGGCATCGAATTGGAGGTCAACCAGCGATTCTGCCGGGGCAGCGCAAAGCGATGGCGGACCCTTCAATCGAATATCGCCCAAGGATTGGCGCAGGCACTTGTGGCGGTTTCGTGA
- a CDS encoding histidine phosphatase family protein, with protein sequence MLLGSRVAALRLRLVAILAAAVCLTGCDVLNLISFSNSPPGTTTTLVLVRHAERDPGLDPPLNAEGQNRAQVLKDVLSERGVNAIFAPELIRNMQTAEPLAQTLGITVKPWIVANYVNTAAFADAVVDDILANHAGQTVLFVGNIGSTSLGTTGINEELYKRLGGTGRPPNRYQDMYIAVIPDSGEVRWIKTIYGSESSLDTPL encoded by the coding sequence ATGCTTCTTGGCTCTCGTGTTGCCGCATTGAGGCTGCGGCTTGTCGCCATTCTCGCCGCGGCGGTTTGTTTGACCGGCTGCGACGTCCTCAATCTCATCAGCTTTTCCAACTCGCCGCCGGGCACCACGACGACCCTTGTCCTGGTGCGCCATGCCGAGCGCGATCCCGGTCTCGACCCGCCCTTGAACGCCGAAGGCCAGAACCGCGCCCAGGTCCTGAAGGACGTTCTCTCGGAGCGCGGGGTCAACGCCATCTTCGCCCCGGAGCTCATCCGCAACATGCAGACCGCCGAGCCACTGGCCCAGACGCTGGGCATCACCGTCAAGCCCTGGATCGTCGCCAACTACGTCAACACCGCCGCCTTCGCCGACGCCGTGGTCGACGACATACTCGCGAATCACGCCGGGCAGACAGTTCTCTTCGTCGGGAACATCGGCTCGACCAGCCTCGGGACGACCGGCATCAACGAGGAGCTTTACAAGCGCCTGGGCGGGACGGGCCGGCCGCCGAATCGCTATCAGGACATGTACATCGCCGTCATTCCGGATTCGGGAGAGGTTCGCTGGATCAAGACGATTTACGGTTCAGAGAGCAGCCTCGACACGCCGCTGTAG
- a CDS encoding HlyD family efflux transporter periplasmic adaptor subunit, with amino-acid sequence MVPPASSTVSSRLARWLKRLLRKMLETYGPIAVWLLALAAVLVLYSRRSNTGSVVAYGEERSITIAHLEPGMVRELRVELHQIVEPGELLAKMDDRADRLRLSTISKDLERLKYEVEAERSQIEMAQASADLDARDLARRLLVDRESAHIQHMVQIIERAGDQATLDGTLVEYNIMKRLYEEDQANFRELNLMKTQVDALRARVKTADEALERMKKAFKEADERWFAFTDAQQDPVDYESVLTPIRLAADVREREIRELVFRIDQYVIRSPARGQITAIYVEPGDRVLAGEPLVNISPTATNRVVAFLPPERSKFVYLGEPVRVFPVAATNEQSRQVQGAVLSVADAITEAPIRFRKMPSWPIWGREVIVTLSNDATLMPGEAVTLRFEE; translated from the coding sequence ATGGTTCCGCCCGCATCATCAACGGTTTCGTCCCGGCTGGCGCGCTGGCTAAAGCGCCTGCTCCGCAAAATGCTTGAGACTTACGGGCCCATCGCGGTCTGGCTCCTGGCCCTCGCGGCCGTGTTGGTGCTTTACTCGCGACGTTCGAACACCGGCAGCGTTGTGGCCTATGGCGAGGAACGTTCCATAACCATCGCCCACCTCGAACCCGGCATGGTGCGTGAACTGCGGGTCGAGCTTCACCAGATCGTCGAGCCGGGCGAGCTCCTGGCGAAGATGGACGATCGCGCCGATCGGCTTCGCCTTTCGACCATCTCCAAGGATTTGGAACGGCTGAAATACGAGGTCGAGGCCGAGCGAAGCCAGATAGAGATGGCTCAGGCCAGCGCAGATCTCGACGCCCGGGACCTGGCACGCCGGCTCCTGGTCGATCGCGAATCCGCCCACATTCAACACATGGTCCAGATCATCGAAAGGGCCGGTGATCAGGCCACCCTCGACGGAACCCTGGTCGAATACAACATCATGAAGCGCCTGTATGAAGAGGATCAGGCGAACTTCCGCGAGCTGAACCTGATGAAGACGCAGGTCGACGCCCTGCGGGCTCGCGTCAAGACGGCCGACGAGGCGCTGGAGCGCATGAAGAAGGCCTTCAAGGAAGCCGACGAGCGCTGGTTCGCCTTTACCGACGCACAGCAGGATCCTGTCGACTACGAATCCGTTCTCACGCCGATCCGCCTTGCCGCCGACGTTCGCGAAAGGGAGATTCGCGAACTCGTCTTTCGGATCGACCAGTACGTCATTCGTTCCCCGGCGCGTGGCCAGATCACGGCGATTTATGTCGAGCCGGGCGACCGCGTGCTGGCCGGCGAACCCCTGGTCAATATCTCCCCCACAGCCACCAATCGCGTCGTCGCGTTTCTCCCGCCGGAACGTTCGAAGTTTGTTTACCTCGGCGAGCCGGTTCGCGTTTTTCCCGTTGCCGCAACCAACGAACAAAGTCGTCAGGTGCAGGGCGCCGTCCTGAGCGTGGCCGACGCCATTACCGAGGCGCCGATTCGTTTCCGAAAAATGCCCTCCTGGCCCATCTGGGGTCGAGAGGTCATCGTCACCCTGTCGAACGACGCCACCCTCATGCCCGGCGAAGCGGTGACGCTCAGATTCGAAGAATAA
- a CDS encoding lamin tail domain-containing protein encodes MRLITTVATAMILLSAAATARAADVILNEYNAVGDTQFLANGSADTYWGTVLGNGGDWFELVVITDHLDMRGWTLTLNDSSLAGPQTLTLTNDNVWSDLRSGTIITVSEELGNNVDDYQPALGKWWLNVKAADDTNGSYITNSNFRVNNDNWQLTIRDSLNAVKFGPAGEGIAPPSGVGNNEVCKLEANPSAAITPLSAYNDGGSSSFGAPNLWNSGASVQSFSALRSVLPYSPLTSVRINEVLTHTDPPLEDYIELHNTTGSPIDISKWYLSDSLNDLTQYQIPDLTTIPANGYLVLYQTQFGFGLNSSQGDDVVLSQADGLGVMTGGRDYITFGPAENGVSIGRYPDGTGPLYAMVSRTPGEANSLPLVGPIVLNELMYHPPDLPGNIDNTDHEYVELRNITNAPLALSTFFPSPGVTHPWQLTGGISHVFSLAVSIAPKGYLLVVSFDPIAEPAKLVDFRATYGLADDVQVIGPYSGQLSNGGERVQLLKPDTPQSPPELFVPYILVDDVEYSDSGAWPTSPDGDGFSLERIDSTWVGNLSTNWEASGLVGGTPGCPNDQDSPLPADIDGDGLANLDDINALVAILLDQSVDSCRLERADVNADLAIDALDIAPFTADLLGP; translated from the coding sequence ATGCGACTCATCACGACCGTTGCGACGGCTATGATTCTTCTAAGCGCCGCCGCGACCGCGCGGGCGGCCGATGTCATCCTCAACGAATACAACGCCGTCGGCGACACCCAGTTTCTCGCCAACGGTTCGGCCGACACTTACTGGGGCACCGTTCTGGGCAACGGCGGCGACTGGTTTGAGCTGGTCGTCATCACCGACCATCTGGACATGCGCGGATGGACTTTGACCCTCAACGACAGCAGCCTGGCCGGCCCGCAAACCCTGACCCTCACCAATGACAACGTCTGGTCCGACCTGCGAAGCGGCACCATCATCACCGTCTCGGAGGAGCTCGGTAACAACGTCGACGACTATCAGCCCGCCCTCGGCAAGTGGTGGCTGAACGTCAAGGCCGCCGACGATACCAACGGCAGCTACATCACCAACTCCAACTTCCGCGTCAACAATGACAACTGGCAACTCACCATTCGCGACAGCCTCAACGCGGTGAAGTTCGGCCCCGCCGGCGAAGGCATCGCCCCCCCCAGCGGCGTCGGCAACAACGAAGTCTGCAAGCTGGAGGCCAATCCCTCCGCCGCCATCACGCCGCTCTCCGCCTACAACGACGGCGGCAGCAGTTCCTTCGGCGCCCCGAATCTCTGGAACAGCGGCGCGAGCGTGCAGAGCTTCTCCGCCCTGCGCAGCGTCCTGCCGTACTCCCCGCTCACCTCCGTCCGCATCAACGAAGTCCTCACCCACACCGACCCCCCGCTTGAGGATTACATCGAGCTGCACAACACCACCGGCAGCCCCATCGACATCAGCAAGTGGTACCTCTCCGACTCGCTCAACGACCTCACCCAGTATCAGATCCCCGATTTGACCACGATCCCCGCCAACGGCTACCTCGTCCTTTACCAGACCCAGTTCGGCTTCGGCCTCAACTCCTCCCAGGGCGATGACGTCGTCCTGTCACAGGCTGACGGCCTCGGCGTCATGACCGGCGGCCGCGACTATATCACCTTCGGTCCCGCCGAAAACGGCGTCTCCATCGGCCGCTACCCCGACGGAACCGGCCCCCTCTATGCGATGGTCTCGCGCACCCCCGGCGAGGCGAACTCCCTGCCCCTCGTCGGACCGATCGTCCTCAACGAGCTGATGTACCACCCGCCCGACCTGCCCGGCAACATCGACAACACCGACCACGAATACGTCGAGCTGCGCAACATCACCAACGCCCCGCTCGCCCTTTCGACCTTCTTTCCAAGCCCCGGCGTGACACACCCCTGGCAGCTCACCGGCGGCATCAGCCACGTTTTCTCACTCGCCGTGTCGATCGCCCCCAAGGGATACCTCCTCGTGGTCAGCTTTGATCCCATCGCTGAGCCGGCCAAGCTCGTCGACTTCCGCGCCACCTACGGCCTTGCCGACGACGTCCAGGTCATCGGCCCCTACTCGGGCCAGCTCAGTAACGGCGGCGAGCGCGTGCAATTGCTCAAGCCCGACACGCCGCAGTCTCCGCCGGAGCTGTTCGTGCCGTACATCCTCGTCGATGATGTGGAGTATTCCGACAGCGGCGCGTGGCCGACCTCGCCTGACGGCGATGGCTTCTCGCTGGAGCGCATCGACTCGACCTGGGTCGGCAACCTTTCGACGAATTGGGAAGCCAGCGGCCTCGTCGGCGGAACCCCCGGCTGCCCCAACGATCAGGATTCGCCCCTCCCCGCCGACATCGACGGCGACGGCCTCGCCAATCTCGACGACATCAACGCCCTGGTGGCGATCCTCCTCGATCAGTCCGTCGACTCCTGCCGGCTGGAACGCGCCGACGTCAACGCCGACCTCGCCATCGACGCCCTCGACATCGCCCCCTTCACCGCCGACCTGCTGGGGCCGTAA